The Vicia villosa cultivar HV-30 ecotype Madison, WI unplaced genomic scaffold, Vvil1.0 ctg.000177F_1_1, whole genome shotgun sequence genomic sequence ATGTGTAATGATCAGGCGGAGTGTTTTGAAAGAGAAAGAGCTTGTACAAATTAATAGCTTGATGAGGTGAATTGTGAAGCTCTAAGTGGGAACGCATGATAGTGTTCCAAATAAAGGTGTTGGGGTTGTGAAGGTGGTTGAATATTTTGAGGGAGTAATGGAAAGGAATGAAGTTGGAGTGAGTGGAGAAGTTGATGAGCCTGCTTGCTGCATAGGTGTCTGTGATGAAGCCAGTGAGGATCATTTGAGACAGAATCTGCTTGAATTGGTTCACCCATTGGCATCTTTGTAAGTTGGTCTCTAAGATGGAGAGGTTTATGGTTGGTGTTAAGGCTGTTAGTCTTCTGACATGTTCCAACATCACAAATACATCCAAAATACGATAAGCTCGGCGGCGGCGGAGGTGGCAGAATGTCGAAGCAATGAACGGCCGCGGCGGAGAGAAACCGTATGTTGAGATGACGTCGCACAAAACAATATAAGTTGGAAGGTAAATATCCTAATATTTTAATTGAGTGAGGATATTTTCGTAACTTGAGTTTTTTATAATTCAAAGGATACATCATTTTCTCAATGCAGTGTTGGAATATGCAAACATTGGATGAAAATCACACAGAACCATAGCAATACGTTGAACTCTATTCCTCTTATATAAGAGACGATATCTTCTTTTTCCAGCATACTCTACTTTCTCTTTCTTGGCATCAAAGTAAGCTTAGTTCTTGTGGTTAAATATATAACATTCTGTGTAACTCATGCAATTCCTTTTGTTATTTTGCACACTACATGTTTGATAAAATGTCTGTTTCATATATAACATTCTATGTAACAGAAACACATGCACATTCCTTTTCTTAGGTTTGTGTGAACTACAACTTGTATTCATCAATTAGAGTTTAATGGTATTTATTTTGTGATTTCATTGCCTGAAAGTTGTAAAACATGATTTCGTTGAGCTAACATGGGTTCCGGTGATAAATCTCCCTCATGATCTCCTTCAGAAGTAAAAATAACGTGACTAGAATAAGGAAAACTATGCTGGCAACTATTCGGAGATTCAACTCAGTGGCCGAACAATCTGCACGCCTAACCAAATTCTCTCTTCAACCCCCAAAATATGTGAGTTTTTTCCCTCTCTAATCCCcttagttttttctttttgaaaataaaataaaaaatttccatTTAGTCTTATTGATTTAACTAAACCCACACATGTTTAGTTTGCAATAGATAGAGAAGTATTTGgaaatatcaaattaatttaaattgtcaATTAAGGCAAGTGTGGAACACCAACAGGTCTATAGAAACCTATAGATTGAAATCATAAATGGTTTTAAGATTGGTAATTATAGCTGATGGAAATGTTATTTCATCAATTGTTTTTTGCTTACATCCTTTAGCATTATTGTTTCAGGTAGAAGTAGAATTTGCCAATGGTAGTGCATTCAAATTATCTGCTGAGTTTCTCAGAATAAATAGCCCTGCAGTTGATGGAAAAATCAGATCAATTGGAGGTGAAAAGGTAACTTCATTATTTCAAATTGATTCAAGATCAGTGGATTTATTTCTAATGATGCTTActttattgatgattttgttaatcTAGGTGATATCTGGAAGACGCCATGTGGGAATTATGTCTGCAGAACCAGTAGGAAACTATGGGGTAAGGTACTACAATTTCAGACTTTAGAAACAAAATTCTTTGCTTAAATAAAACCTAATACTCTCTCCCAACTAAAACTTgattgtttaattggatgatccAGGCTCAATTTTGATGACTTGCATAAAACTGGTATTTATTCCTGGGATTATTTCTATCATCTAGGAAGCAACAAGTTTACCCTTATGAGAAATTACATAAAAACACTGAAGAAATACGGGCTTAGTCGAGATCCGCGAGGAAGAAAATGATGCAGACTTCGGTTTGACTTACCCGAATCTAGTTTCAGATGTGTTGGCAGTTTTCATGCTAATAGTCATATGTAGCTGCAAGAGTGGTCTAAAAAACTGCTCTACCATAACAACCCTAATAATTCTCGTTCGTTGTGTTTGAGCATATTTCAGAACTTGTATTACCCCATATGAATCAGTCTCTGTAGTATGAAATCAAACTGGTTGTAGTAAGATTCAATCTTCAAATTTTTAGTTACACAAAATTCTTCAGAATCACTCTCTGTAATCAGATTGGTTTTGTAAtaaaactagtaacaaatccGTGCATTCGCATGGGTTCTGGTATGGGACGCGTATTtggcgcatatatatatatatatatatatatatatatatatatatatatatatatatatatatatatatatatatatatatatatatatatatatatatatatatatatatatatatatatatataaattaagaaacataattttgtaaaataaaaataattaaaataataaacattaatttatgtataaaaaaacAGGAACAAATTGGAAAGCATTGGAATTAGAGAAATAaatcatattaattaaaattgacaTAAGGAAATATTAGAAAATAATATTGGTATGATTTATTgagcaatttatttttataattagtataattggtttttataaaatttattaaaacaaaaataggtTAATAATATGGGCCTGAATTAGAAGAAAGAAACAATACGTGCATAAATTTGGGCCCAAATAAACAAATTAGAGCCGGTTGATTCATAACATGAAGAATgatctaaaaaaaattcaatttaacgttgtatttattaaattttggACTATggttaaaaatataaagaaaatgaaaagtCAGTAATACACCTGGCATAAGTTtattacccgtgcgttcacatgGTACTGGTGTGTTAAAAAAAATACTGTTGTGTTACCcgtgtattcacacagattttgGTCTGATTACCCGTACACTCACATGGTACTAGTGTGTAATCTGTGTGTCCGCACGGGTATTGGTGTAGTACGCacacttttgttttaaaaatttaaataaaaaataaaattgttttatcaaaataatttattatttttaaaatcaaaataaaattgttttatatcaatattatatatttcaatttttcatatattatcaaGAAATGTCAAAAAGTAATTAGATACATTATATTTTTGATGGTCTAAGTTATAACAACATATTATTATATCAAGAAATTCATATTACTTCTACAGCATTTGGTCATATTATAGAATATGTGATTTCAAACTATGGCTTGTTTTCATCTCTCTTCTCAACTAATCATAAATAATTCATAAATTATAGAATATGTGATTGCAAGCTATGGCTTGTTTTCAGCTCTCTTCTCAACTAatcataaataatttataaattcaaTTTCATATGTTATTTCAATTTGTTTGTTATACACATATATTAATACAGGTCTCATTCATtcacatttttttattcattattgAATTCAAATCAAATGAAAGATGTAAACTGAAGATTCATACAAAGACATTCTAAACTTTTGAAGcaaaaaatattagaaaatttGTGCAGTCTAATAAGCTATATTTGAAAATTAGAAAGcacaataattaataaaaaggaTCCTAAGTAGAAACCTGTTTCAATTGCATAAAGTGGAAAACATTTTGAGTTTATTCCATTATAgagattatttaattttttattcccATAAGATCGTCattgtttgatattttaaataagAACAACACTATATTTTGTGCAACAAATTGTGCTTATCTTGGCTACAAAGTTGAGCATGGATAAGCACCATAAAACTACTCATTTGTTTGACAGCAATAGATGCCCATTATAGTCTACAATGTGGCTAGTAGCTTTCAAGTTGCAATctcaaagataaaataaaatcaatttctattcaaCTATTACTACATTACTTAAACTTATCAAACAACAATGTAATCGAAACATAAATCTGATGTTTCTATTCATCCAATTATTAGTTCTCAAAATAGTTGCAGTATAATAATGATATTGAAATGAAATTATTCGAAATAGctcatttaatatttaaataatggtATGGAATAAACTAAGCTATCCATTCAGATTTGTATCAACATTTGTTCTTGTCGTCGtcattcttcttgaatttcataGTCGTCTTTGTGTTCTTAGGATGTATCGTATCACAACCCCGAATATGATTATTGTGTTTTCTTGCTTTATTGTTGTTGTGAATCATTATTACTTCTCTCtttaaagagaaacaaaaatcaaaaaatgaattttgattccatttaatAAAATGCTCACCTATAATCTTCTTCTGCAGTTTTATAGTGGCCTTTTTGCAAATAAGCCGAAGACAAGTTCTCTAGTATCCTCAATATCTCTATAGTACATGATAAGGGAGACAGTGAAAGAGAATAAAGTAGGTCGTTAGATGCTCAATTTTTCCCATTGAAGTAATAAGAAATGACCTGGGGAGCAAAAACATAAGCCAGGGTTCCAAAAATAGCACCATCCAGAAGAAAGTCAGTAACGAATTCCCCGCCTCCATCTCCTCTATTATCACTGCACAAAGGAAACAGTTAATAGAGATAAAAATCTATATAATCTTCTAAAATATGCAACCAATAAGATCAAGATACACGCAGATTCAATGTTTCAACCAGTGCTCCAATCTAAGCATTCAAAAGACAACTAAGACATAACAATCTGATTAGTGCATCTTGATGCACATTCTCTTATATTTTTACTTatgcatttctttactttattttggttattcttatgttttatgtttttatattttactttattttttcctttaattGATTTTCGTACTTAATTTTCAGCTTCGGCAGCTTTCACAGAAACGATCATAACTCGAGTTCTAGGAATGCGATTGAggtgttctaataatcgccggaaagctaagagagagagctacgactttcatgttggagtcgaagtcagattcggagcctaTATTTCCCAGATTTGCGTTCgaagctgcagcactattttattttctgttttgggTCGTTAGTTGTGGGCCTGGGTTTTGTAATTTTACCCAGTTGGGTCATTAACGGGTTGTGTTATTTCCCTAAGACCTAGCAGCCGTGGTACTGTTCACATTACACTATTCACGAAATTTTCTGAGCTTTTACGAACTCATGGAGAATTAATCGCCCTTGAGTCAATCTACTGTATTTCAGGTTCCAACACTTGAGATTATTATAATGttaattttagtttaattcctttcaatgatattttgtgttcttgtatgcttaattcaattgcatgaaatatattgattcaatttggttgattgtatgatcctaacataGGCACGTcacgttgtaacacccttctaaaccccgcggaaattattaaaataatccagagtaaaacatgaaaacaagggtgccacaattccaattaaaacaaatcatcataaatcgatcgtcatgcttcacttaggaacgaatcatcaatttaacaaaatcatgtttttacacaacggaacattaatcaacggataagcataacatcatctatgcaatatcccacaaaattattccaataacaacaaaatagagtatcatcataaactctaactagcgttcccccagtgttacaatatcagagcatgacaccgacgctatacttaaacaaactggcctatgagctatcctcaccaaagccacaAGCCGCTattcgccaatctgaaaatgtcaacagtaagggtgagtctcattcaaattaacaaatgttattgaatcataaataataacacatcatagttacatcattcacccaattgtttcataaacagacattcagacaagtttcatcatcacaaaacaatcaaccaacacatcatcaatatttataacactggaatacatgatacatccaatcatgttataaaagtcatgcatatgaatgcaactgacactatgcatgtggtaccaacatcatcaaatgggaataacccatgaccgatccaacatcatcaagatacggccctgccagcacagattccacacaatgggaatcatgccctttactgatccaacacatcatcatggatacaacatcatcaatgaatatgaatgaatgcaaacatacatgaacatacttataccatcgtcaagtctatgagtaacatcagcaaatactcatttcatcatcatcatcatcatcatcatcatcaacatcatcatcatcaatatcaaagtatgttta encodes the following:
- the LOC131625010 gene encoding uncharacterized protein LOC131625010 isoform X1, with amino-acid sequence MISFRSKNNVTRIRKTMLATIRRFNSVAEQSARLTKFSLQPPKYVEVEFANGSAFKLSAEFLRINSPAVDGKIRSIGGEKVISGRRHVGIMSAEPVGNYGVRLNFDDLHKTGIYSWDYFYHLGSNKFTLMRNYIKTLKKYGLSRDPRGRK
- the LOC131625010 gene encoding uncharacterized protein LOC131625010 isoform X2: MLATIRRFNSVAEQSARLTKFSLQPPKYVEVEFANGSAFKLSAEFLRINSPAVDGKIRSIGGEKVISGRRHVGIMSAEPVGNYGVRLNFDDLHKTGIYSWDYFYHLGSNKFTLMRNYIKTLKKYGLSRDPRGRK